ACGTTGATGACGACGAACGGGATCGCGAGGGTCGTGTGCGCGACCACGAGCCCGGTGACGCTGCCCGAGATGTGCACCCGGCCGTACGTCAGGTACATCCCCAGCGCGATCACCACGACGGGCACGATCATCGGGCTGAACAGGAACGCGTTCACCGCCCTGGCGAAACGGAACCTGCCGCGCACGATCGCGACGGCAGCCATCGTGCCGAGCACCGTGGCGAGGATCGTCGTGAGCACCGCGATCTGCAGGCTCGTCAGCATCCCCTCTATCCAGGCGGGCGAGCCGAGGAGCTTGTCGTACCAGCGGAGGCTGAATCCCTTGGGCGGGAACGACAACAGGCCACCGGCGGTGACCGACATGCCCACCACGACGATCGTCGGAGCGACGAGGACGAAGCCGACGACTGCCGCGAGCAGGTACGTGAACCAGCGCGGACGGATGCTCATCGGTCCTCCTCGTAGCCCACGATGCGGCCGACGGGGACGAGGCGACCGCCGAGGCCGAGGACGACGAGCGTCACCACGAGCAGCACGATCGCGACCGCGCTCGCCACGCCGAACTGGAGCAGCGGGTTCACCTGCAGCACGACCAGCTGCCCGAGCATCTGGTTCTTCG
This genomic interval from Streptosporangiales bacterium contains the following:
- a CDS encoding ABC transporter permease subunit; its protein translation is MSIRPRWFTYLLAAVVGFVLVAPTIVVVGMSVTAGGLLSFPPKGFSLRWYDKLLGSPAWIEGMLTSLQIAVLTTILATVLGTMAAVAIVRGRFRFARAVNAFLFSPMIVPVVVIALGMYLTYGRVHISGSVTGLVVAHTTLAIPFVVINVAAGLRTVDWDLVLAARSLGAGPLQTFMRVIAPLVLPSILAGALFAFMTSWDELVIAIFLSSPLVKTLPVVMWEQVRSYVDPTIAAVATMLTVVTIVSFLLLALLNRRLRKVS